The following are encoded in a window of Anopheles gambiae chromosome X, idAnoGambNW_F1_1, whole genome shotgun sequence genomic DNA:
- the LOC1270425 gene encoding platelet-activating factor acetylhydrolase IB subunit beta homolog, with product MSATTLPAICKDLDGDDRWLSIHKRFVAECKEKDPDVMFIGDCILESLQFTDYWNQHFVPMHCLNFSIRTDRTQNILWRLQNGELDNVRPKAIVLHAGTNNIGDSSEEVTEGILELVRTIRQKLPDVYIILPTLLPRGQQPNELRDKNDQVNRLLRERCIGINKVQIVTVDSGLIQSDGTISHHDMFDYLNLTNVGCKKVFEPVCDLLHQILTENERERDLTPSE from the exons ATGAGTGCGACGACGCTGCCTGCTATTTGCAAAGACCTGGACGGTGATGACCGATGGCTAAGCATC CACAAACGATTCGTGGCGGAATGCAAGGAGAAGGACCCGGACGTAATGTTTATCGGTGACTGCATACTCGAGTCGCTGCAGTTTACCGATTACTGGAACCAGCATTTTGTACCGATGCACTGCCTTAACTTTAGCATACGCACCGACCGAACGCAGAACATACTGTGGCGGCTGCAGAACGGTGAGCTGGACAACGTGCGCCCGAAAGCGATCGTACTGCACGCCGGCACGAACAACATCGGCGACTCGTCGGAGGAGGTGACGGAGGGTATTCTCGAGCTGGTGCGAACCATCCGCCAAAAGCTGCCGGATGTGTACATAATACTTCCG ACTCTATTGCCTCGTGGGCAGCAGCCGAACGAGCTAAGAGATAAAAACGACCAGGTGAACCGGTTGCTGCGCGAACGGTGCATCGGCATTAACAAGGTACAGATCGTGACGGTCGATAGTGGGCTCATACAGAGCGACGGAACGATCAGCCACCACGATATGTTCGACTATCTGAACCTCACCAATGTCGGCTGCAAAAAGGTGTTCGAGCCGGTGTGCGATCTGCTGCACCAGATTCTTACAGAAAACGAGCGGGAGCGTGACCTGACGCCCTCGGAGTAG